One window from the genome of Rufibacter tibetensis encodes:
- a CDS encoding cation-translocating P-type ATPase — MEFYQRSADLVLEEFQTSGKGLTSAEAQQRLQKYGHNELKEVDKDPIWKLFLESFKDPMVIVLLIAAAVQLVLGEVMEAVIIFAVLLLNAVVGVVQTKKAEGALDALRQMSAPSAKVLRDGVTHTLAARELVPGDVVVLEAGDYVSADGRLVQSNSLRIDEGMLTGESVPVEKQTEEIPEEVALGDRKNMVFSGALVVYGRGKFVVTGTAEKTEIGKIAGLLASAEAKQTPLQRKLAEFSKKLGWVILALCILIFGVEAFRVWVDGDTGNMTNALLKAFMFAVAVAVAAIPEALSSIVTIVLAVGTNKMAKRHAIIRKLPAVETLGSTSVICTDKTGTLTQNKMTVVDFYVPGKTTEEFSSDPSQWSISEQRLMQVAVLCNDAQINEDGTEVGDPTEVALIAFSNQKQQPYHELRMKYKREAELPFDSERKLMSTVHTIDGQRLMLTKGGPDVVFTRCSRVLVEGEEKPLTPELLTSIKNQNEDFSDRALRVLAFAYKPLSNTNGVTFEDENDLVLVGLNAMIDPPREEVYASIAEAKKAGIRTVMITGDHKTTARAIGRDIGLMDENDIALTGQELDALSEEELEQQLEDIAVYARVSPENKIRIVRAWQRKGKITAMTGDGVNDAPALKQADIGVAMGSGTDVAKDAAAMILTDDNFVSIISAVSVGRTVLDNIKKSIAYLFSGNLGAIIAILFALALDWVNPFTPIQLLFINLLNDSLPAIALGVEKAEPNVMQRKPRDINEGIFAGGTLRSVLMRGILIGVAVIISQYIGLQHSEEMSIAMAFTTLILARTLQTFAARSNTQTAFEAGFFSNKYVIGAVLLCFGLYGLTVLPGIRGIFTIPTDFGWDEWKIAAGLALGAVILMELWKLVRGMFGNKEEGKF; from the coding sequence ATGGAATTCTACCAGCGCTCCGCAGACCTAGTTTTAGAAGAGTTCCAAACGTCTGGTAAAGGCCTTACTAGTGCAGAAGCACAACAGCGGCTGCAAAAATATGGGCACAATGAACTGAAGGAGGTAGACAAGGACCCCATCTGGAAACTGTTTCTGGAGTCTTTTAAAGACCCCATGGTCATTGTGCTGCTCATTGCGGCGGCGGTACAATTGGTGCTGGGCGAAGTCATGGAAGCCGTCATCATTTTTGCGGTGCTTCTCCTGAATGCGGTAGTAGGTGTGGTGCAAACTAAGAAAGCTGAAGGAGCCTTAGATGCGCTCCGGCAGATGTCGGCACCCTCTGCCAAGGTGTTGCGCGATGGAGTTACCCACACCCTGGCAGCGCGGGAACTGGTACCCGGCGACGTAGTGGTGCTGGAGGCCGGCGATTACGTCTCCGCCGACGGGCGGCTGGTGCAAAGCAACTCCCTGCGCATAGACGAAGGTATGCTCACCGGTGAATCTGTGCCAGTAGAAAAACAAACCGAAGAAATTCCGGAAGAAGTAGCCTTAGGCGATCGCAAGAACATGGTGTTCAGTGGAGCACTGGTGGTGTATGGACGGGGAAAGTTTGTGGTAACTGGCACCGCCGAGAAAACCGAAATAGGAAAAATAGCCGGTCTGCTCGCCTCCGCTGAAGCCAAACAGACCCCGCTTCAACGAAAACTCGCCGAGTTCAGCAAGAAACTGGGCTGGGTCATTCTGGCGCTCTGCATCCTGATCTTTGGCGTGGAAGCCTTCCGGGTGTGGGTGGACGGCGATACTGGCAACATGACCAATGCGCTGCTCAAAGCTTTTATGTTTGCCGTAGCCGTAGCCGTGGCTGCTATTCCTGAGGCGCTTTCTTCCATTGTGACCATCGTGCTGGCCGTGGGCACAAACAAAATGGCTAAGCGCCACGCTATCATCCGCAAGTTGCCGGCCGTGGAAACCCTGGGCTCCACCAGCGTCATTTGCACGGATAAAACCGGCACGCTGACCCAAAACAAAATGACCGTGGTAGATTTCTATGTACCCGGTAAAACCACCGAAGAATTTTCCAGTGACCCCAGCCAGTGGTCTATCTCCGAACAGCGCCTGATGCAGGTAGCCGTGCTTTGCAACGATGCTCAGATAAACGAAGACGGCACCGAAGTAGGCGACCCTACCGAGGTGGCGCTCATCGCGTTCAGCAACCAGAAGCAGCAACCTTACCATGAACTGAGAATGAAGTACAAACGCGAGGCCGAGCTGCCGTTTGATTCTGAACGCAAGCTTATGTCAACGGTGCATACCATTGACGGGCAACGGTTGATGCTCACTAAAGGCGGTCCCGATGTGGTGTTCACCCGCTGTTCGCGCGTGCTGGTGGAAGGAGAGGAGAAGCCCCTCACGCCCGAGCTGCTCACCTCCATCAAAAACCAAAATGAGGATTTCTCCGACCGTGCCCTACGGGTGCTGGCTTTCGCCTATAAACCCTTGTCTAATACAAATGGGGTCACTTTTGAGGACGAGAATGACCTGGTGTTGGTAGGCTTGAACGCCATGATTGACCCGCCCCGCGAGGAAGTATACGCTTCTATTGCTGAAGCTAAAAAAGCGGGCATCCGGACGGTCATGATTACCGGTGACCACAAGACTACTGCGCGAGCTATTGGCCGTGACATTGGTTTAATGGATGAGAATGACATCGCCTTAACTGGTCAGGAACTGGATGCTTTATCAGAAGAGGAACTGGAGCAGCAGCTGGAAGATATAGCCGTGTACGCCCGCGTCTCGCCGGAAAACAAAATCAGGATTGTACGCGCCTGGCAACGGAAAGGCAAGATCACGGCCATGACCGGAGATGGAGTGAACGATGCCCCAGCCCTGAAACAAGCGGATATTGGGGTAGCCATGGGTAGCGGCACCGATGTGGCAAAAGATGCTGCCGCCATGATTCTCACGGATGATAACTTCGTTTCCATCATCAGCGCCGTGTCGGTGGGGAGAACTGTGCTGGACAACATCAAGAAGTCCATTGCTTACCTGTTCTCTGGAAACTTGGGCGCCATCATCGCTATCTTGTTCGCGCTGGCGCTGGATTGGGTGAATCCGTTTACACCCATTCAGTTGCTGTTCATCAACCTGCTCAATGACTCCCTGCCCGCCATTGCTTTAGGCGTGGAAAAAGCTGAGCCTAACGTCATGCAACGCAAACCCCGCGACATTAACGAGGGAATCTTTGCCGGCGGCACCCTGCGGAGCGTACTTATGCGCGGCATCCTGATTGGTGTGGCGGTGATTATCTCGCAGTATATCGGGTTGCAGCACTCAGAGGAGATGAGCATTGCCATGGCCTTCACCACACTTATTCTGGCACGTACGCTACAAACCTTCGCGGCACGGTCCAACACCCAAACGGCTTTTGAGGCAGGTTTCTTCAGTAACAAATACGTGATAGGAGCGGTGTTGCTGTGCTTCGGGTTGTATGGGCTCACCGTGTTGCCAGGCATCAGGGGAATATTTACCATACCCACTGATTTTGGGTGGGATGAATGGAAGATAGCCGCCGGATTAGCCTTGGGTGCCGTGATCTTGATGGAACTTTGGAAGTTGGTGCGAGGAATGTTCGGTAATAAGGAAGAGGGTAAGTTTTAA
- a CDS encoding YciI family protein: MFLIELTYKVPFSEIEPFMAEHMTFVEKGYSSGHFLASGRKVPRDGGLIFCKASGKPEVEALMQDDPFVYQDLVELRIVEFVTSRAVEGLSGLAEG; the protein is encoded by the coding sequence ATGTTCCTGATTGAACTCACCTATAAAGTACCTTTTTCAGAAATTGAGCCATTCATGGCCGAGCACATGACCTTCGTGGAGAAGGGCTATAGCAGTGGGCATTTTTTAGCCTCGGGCCGGAAAGTGCCGCGTGACGGTGGACTTATCTTTTGCAAAGCCTCCGGCAAACCCGAGGTAGAAGCACTCATGCAGGATGATCCCTTCGTGTACCAGGATTTAGTAGAACTTAGAATTGTGGAGTTTGTCACCTCCAGAGCAGTTGAGGGACTTTCCGGACTTGCAGAAGGATAA
- a CDS encoding protein adenylyltransferase SelO — protein MQSLNEKEYKNEFVAAFDGDDSGNTKPRQTPGVLYSKAIPTPVKKPELLAWSDELAQELGIEKPTDQKDIDILGGNYVAPSMYPYAACYAGHQFGNWAGQLGDGRAITLGEWEAPNGKTWELQLKGPGLTPYSRRADGRAVLRSSVREYLMSEAMHYLGVPTTRALSLVSTGDKVLRDMFYNGNAAYEPGAIVMRVAPSFLRFGSFEMPAARRENENLQKLVDWTIDRYYPHLQGENRILAWFKEIMEKTAALMVDWMRVGFVHGVMNTDNMSILGLTIDYGPFSFLDDYDPDFTPNTTDLPGRRYAFGKQASIAYWNLGCLASAIAPLLPGTEELVAILETYGDIFHEKYYAMMANKLGLDKVTEGDQELITRFTNTLYTLNLDMTIFFQLLIDAPQELKTEEETEAYFQNSFYRPLEKGERTTLHTLLTDYQKRLQANTVSREVAVQKMREANPRIILRNYLLHQAIEELEKGENTLFLKLQAAMKDPYSRNFDEFFAKRPDWASQKAGCSMLSCSS, from the coding sequence ATGCAGTCTTTAAACGAAAAAGAATATAAAAACGAGTTTGTCGCCGCCTTTGACGGCGATGACAGCGGCAATACCAAACCGCGTCAGACGCCTGGCGTTTTGTACAGCAAAGCCATCCCCACACCAGTGAAGAAACCTGAGCTTTTGGCCTGGTCTGACGAACTGGCTCAGGAACTAGGCATAGAGAAGCCCACCGATCAGAAAGACATTGACATTCTGGGCGGAAACTACGTGGCCCCATCTATGTACCCGTACGCCGCCTGTTATGCCGGACACCAGTTTGGGAACTGGGCCGGACAGCTAGGCGACGGCCGTGCCATTACCCTAGGTGAGTGGGAAGCCCCGAATGGAAAAACTTGGGAGTTGCAACTGAAAGGCCCTGGACTTACCCCGTACTCCCGCCGGGCCGATGGAAGAGCCGTATTACGTTCCTCAGTGCGAGAGTACCTCATGAGCGAAGCAATGCACTATCTGGGTGTACCTACCACTAGGGCGTTGAGTTTGGTTTCTACCGGTGACAAGGTGCTGCGCGATATGTTCTACAACGGCAATGCCGCCTATGAGCCCGGTGCCATTGTCATGCGGGTAGCGCCCAGTTTCCTACGTTTCGGGAGTTTTGAGATGCCCGCGGCCCGTCGTGAAAACGAGAACCTGCAGAAACTGGTAGACTGGACCATTGATCGCTACTACCCACACTTGCAGGGCGAAAACCGGATTCTGGCCTGGTTTAAAGAAATTATGGAGAAAACGGCTGCTCTCATGGTAGACTGGATGCGCGTAGGCTTTGTGCACGGCGTCATGAACACCGACAATATGTCTATCCTGGGCCTCACCATTGACTACGGCCCGTTCTCTTTCCTGGACGATTACGACCCCGACTTCACCCCCAACACCACTGATCTTCCCGGCCGTCGGTACGCTTTCGGGAAGCAGGCTTCTATTGCCTACTGGAACCTGGGTTGCCTGGCCAGTGCCATCGCGCCGTTGCTGCCGGGTACCGAGGAACTGGTGGCCATCTTGGAAACCTACGGCGATATTTTCCATGAGAAGTATTACGCCATGATGGCTAACAAACTGGGACTGGACAAGGTGACCGAAGGAGACCAGGAGCTGATCACCCGTTTCACCAACACCCTGTATACCCTCAACCTGGACATGACCATCTTCTTCCAACTGCTCATAGACGCACCGCAGGAGCTGAAAACCGAAGAAGAAACAGAAGCCTATTTCCAAAACAGTTTTTACAGACCGCTGGAGAAAGGAGAGCGCACTACCTTGCATACCTTACTAACAGATTACCAGAAGCGCCTTCAAGCTAACACCGTCTCACGGGAAGTAGCTGTTCAGAAGATGCGGGAAGCCAACCCCAGAATTATTCTCCGGAATTACCTTCTGCACCAAGCCATAGAAGAACTTGAGAAAGGCGAGAACACGCTGTTCCTGAAACTGCAAGCCGCCATGAAGGACCCGTATTCCCGCAACTTCGATGAGTTCTTCGCCAAGCGACCAGATTGGGCCAGCCAGAAAGCCGGCTGCTCTATGCTGTCCTGCAGTTCTTAA
- a CDS encoding transglutaminase-like domain-containing protein — protein MKLAVTVKMKYEIISSSSVILSILPFKSDTQKVWDEAFEAVPGVTMQEVPAAAGEKRMKIIEVPDAGSVTFAFSAKVENQIQTIPSHQLVDVAIPLMPASVIRYLHPSRYCQSDRLYKFAHHKFGNIHHAFDKVIAVRDWIHENVEYRGGYSTSHTSAFDTITEQVGVCRDFAHLGVALCRALTIPARYFTGYAYQLQPSDFHACFEAYLGGHWVLFDSTKMVPLNGMAKIATGADATETAFASTFGNLHFQNHEVSVELLDPDFEPVDSFSTTQGYSFS, from the coding sequence ATGAAACTAGCGGTAACTGTCAAGATGAAGTATGAAATCATTTCCTCTTCCTCTGTCATCTTGAGCATATTACCTTTTAAATCAGACACCCAAAAAGTTTGGGATGAGGCCTTTGAGGCGGTACCTGGGGTAACCATGCAGGAAGTTCCAGCGGCTGCTGGCGAAAAGCGGATGAAGATCATTGAGGTGCCAGACGCAGGAAGTGTCACATTTGCTTTTTCGGCTAAGGTGGAGAACCAGATACAGACTATCCCCAGCCACCAGTTGGTAGATGTTGCTATTCCGTTGATGCCTGCCTCGGTTATACGGTACCTGCACCCCAGCCGGTATTGTCAGTCAGACCGGCTCTATAAGTTTGCGCACCATAAATTCGGGAACATTCACCACGCCTTTGACAAAGTGATAGCCGTGCGCGACTGGATTCACGAGAATGTGGAATACAGAGGCGGCTACTCCACTTCGCACACCTCGGCCTTTGACACCATTACCGAACAGGTAGGCGTCTGCCGTGATTTCGCGCATTTAGGAGTAGCTTTGTGCCGGGCCCTCACCATTCCGGCCCGCTATTTCACCGGGTACGCGTACCAACTGCAGCCCTCAGATTTCCACGCTTGTTTTGAAGCGTATCTGGGCGGGCACTGGGTTCTTTTTGACTCTACCAAGATGGTGCCCCTCAACGGCATGGCCAAAATAGCCACGGGCGCAGATGCCACGGAGACTGCTTTCGCCAGCACTTTCGGCAACCTCCACTTCCAGAACCATGAAGTAAGCGTAGAGCTGCTGGATCCTGATTTTGAACCGGTAGACAGTTTCAGCACCACACAAGGCTATTCGTTTTCCTGA
- a CDS encoding peptidase, producing MTYCLGIKVKEGLVAIADTRITAGSDTTEKKKIYIQQHGQHSLFIMTSGLRSVRDKAVLYFKELIEEGAEHNKLYKAVNDFGAQVKRVAKEDKEQLEQAGLRFNLHTIIGGQLKDDEEHKLFLLYPEGNWVELGQGAPFVVIGNSGHGKAILNRTLTDESSMQLALKTGFLSFDSTRVSANDVDFPIDVVLYRKDSFEMVEHRYTKKDLESISEQWDSELKAALNRIPDTWMEAAFNKIPVPTIEDHL from the coding sequence ATGACGTACTGTTTAGGAATAAAAGTGAAAGAAGGACTGGTAGCTATAGCAGATACCAGAATAACCGCAGGCTCTGACACTACAGAGAAAAAGAAAATTTATATTCAGCAACACGGGCAGCACTCGCTCTTTATCATGACCAGCGGCCTTAGGTCTGTGCGGGATAAAGCAGTTCTCTACTTCAAAGAACTTATAGAAGAAGGAGCCGAACATAACAAGCTGTACAAAGCGGTCAACGACTTCGGGGCTCAGGTAAAACGCGTAGCCAAAGAAGACAAAGAACAGTTGGAGCAGGCGGGCCTTCGGTTTAACCTGCACACCATTATTGGCGGTCAGTTAAAGGATGACGAAGAGCACAAACTCTTTCTGCTCTACCCCGAAGGCAACTGGGTAGAACTGGGCCAGGGAGCGCCATTCGTGGTCATCGGGAACTCGGGGCACGGCAAAGCCATCCTCAACCGGACCCTTACCGATGAGTCTTCTATGCAGCTGGCATTAAAAACCGGATTTTTATCGTTTGATTCTACCCGCGTCAGCGCCAATGACGTAGACTTTCCTATTGATGTAGTGCTCTACCGTAAAGACAGCTTTGAGATGGTAGAACACCGCTACACAAAAAAAGACCTGGAAAGCATCTCTGAACAATGGGACTCTGAACTGAAGGCGGCTTTGAACAGAATTCCGGACACCTGGATGGAGGCTGCTTTCAATAAGATTCCTGTCCCTACTATTGAAGACCACCTATGA